The following coding sequences lie in one Aspergillus puulaauensis MK2 DNA, chromosome 3, nearly complete sequence genomic window:
- a CDS encoding 2EXR domain-containing protein (COG:S;~EggNog:ENOG410PSJK), with amino-acid sequence MAQFSLFPSLPPEIRHQIWLEALSNADEPGETPLFYFKKGCWRYRPLKPEDSGWHPSCETLCLRFDHDRLDPLRYDHPLFHVNWEARSAARSWARSPGEKEKEAASLLMTRSFDADRDMLYVSEEEYGDFITEPSECPCEAGNFDTFSGCGPHWHRLAVPLGLLKNDPAAFSELYNEYGSVWIVYLIVEAEPDDFWHVQGTDSRERQWWEVQSLEGAPDANFYSDDGSEFLWSGYTSALDRYYLNDVLGPVATEMFNNDVIRWYPVFQIRPARVVRKCI; translated from the coding sequence ATGGCTCAATTCAGCTTATTCCCAAGTCTCCCCCCAGAGATCCGCCACCAGATATGGCTGGAAGCTCTCTCCAACGCCGACGAACCCGGCGAGACCCCCCTCTTCTACTTCAAAAAAGGCTGCTGGCGCTACCGACCtctcaagccagaagatTCGGGTTGGCACCCCAGCTGCGAGACCCTATGCCTCCGGTTCGACCATGACCGTCTCGATCCCCTGAGATATGACCACCCCTTGTTCCACGTCAACTGGGAAGCCCGCAGCGCTGCTCGGTCCTGGGCCAGGTCCCccggagagaaagagaaagaggcggCTTCTCTTCTCATGACCCGGTCATTCGACGCAGACCGCGACATGCTATATGTCTCGGAGGAAGAGTACGGCGACTTCATCACCGAACCCTCGGAATGTCCCTGTGAGGCCGGAAACTTTGATACGTTCAGTGGCTGTGGCCCCCACTGGCACCGGCTTGCTGTGCCGCTTGGGTTGCTAAAGAATGACCCTGCCGCGTTTTCAGAGTTGTATAACGAATATGGGAGCGTTTGGATAGTCTATCTCATTGTCGAGGCTGAGCCGGACGACTTTTGGCACGTCCAGGGTACGGACAGCCGAGAACGGCAGTGGTGGGAGGTGCAGAGTCTAGAAGGGGCCCCGGATGCGAACTTTTACAGCGACGATGGTAGCGAGTTCCTTTGGAGCGGATATACGTCTGCGCTTGATCGGTATTATTTAAATGATGTATTGGGTCCTGTGGCGACGGAGATGTTCAATAACGATGTCATCCGGTGGTATCCCGTGTTTCAGATTCGACCGGCTCGTGTTGTTAGGAAGTGTATATAG
- a CDS encoding SGNH/GDSL hydrolase family protein (CAZy:CE3;~COG:S;~EggNog:ENOG410PWFQ;~InterPro:IPR013830,IPR036514;~PFAM:PF13472;~SECRETED:SignalP(1-22)): MLYHHAIKYALAFPSILLWVAASSLPPLRVMPLGDSITRGTGSPDITGYRHKLRSALQNHQPGLEVDMIGSLQDGEMADNDHEGHSGKYLSDIREYLELSVPAKPNVVCLLAGTNNMDLEVDLDSADQIIQDIINRLFEASQGVTVLVAPVIWANDTRMQANTDAFNEKLDKIIEGMDGEQVLSVPINITLGDLSDRKHPNERGYGKMADAWFQAVLDAQSRGWVREPESVDKDELPGMGLGQSKDGETSGASRVRYPWLDVKRMYNSLRL, translated from the coding sequence ATGCTATACCACCACGCTATAAAATATGCACTCGCATTTCCATCTATACTCCTCTGGGTGGCAGCATCGTCCCTCCCACCCCTCCGCGTAATGCCTCTAGGCGACTCCATAACACGCGGAACCGGCTCCCCAGACATAACAGGCTACCGGCACAAACTGCGCAGCGCACTGCAAAACCACCAACCGGGACTCGAAGTCGACATGATCGGCAGTCTCCAGGACGGCGAAATGGCCGATAACGACCACGAGGGCCACAGCGGGAAATACCTGTCTGATATCAGGGAATACCTGGAGCTTTCAGTCCCCGCGAAACCGAATGTTGTTTGTCTCCTTGCCGGGACGAATAATATGGACCTTGAGGTTGATCTTGATTCTGCGGATCAGATTATACAGGATATTATTAACCGGCTTTTCGAGGCGAGTCAGGGCGTGACTGTCCTTGTGGCGCCGGTCATTTGGGCGAATGATACGCGCATGCAGGCGAATACAGATGCGTTTAATGAGAAGCTTGACAAGATTATTGAGGGTATGGATGGGGAGCAGGTCTTGTCTGTACCAATTAATATTACCCTTGGGGATTTGTCGGATCGGAAGCATCCGAATGAGCGTGGCTATGGGAAGATGGCGGATGCTTGGTTCCAGGCTGTTCTTGATGCGCAGAGCCGTGGCTGGGTTAGAGAGCCGGAGAGCGTTGACAAGGATGAACTGCCTGGGATGGGATTGGGACAGAGTAAAGATGGAGAGACGAGTGGTGCTTCTAGGGTTAGATATCCTTGGCTAGATGTGAAAAGGATGTATAATAGTCTAAGGTTATAA